The following coding sequences lie in one Bacteroidota bacterium genomic window:
- a CDS encoding ATP-binding protein — MHFEYKIKGGDFANAGNASSQVKKILKQLNVDHLLIKRVVVSLYEAEVNIVAHALEGIIKVDIDAEKIILRLEDKGPGIPDIPLAMKEGYSTASPEVRAMGFGAGMGLSNIKKNADKFNITSKVEVGTQLEIIIYFK, encoded by the coding sequence ATGCACTTTGAATATAAAATAAAAGGAGGTGATTTTGCCAATGCCGGAAATGCTTCCAGCCAGGTAAAAAAAATCCTTAAACAGTTAAACGTAGACCATCTGCTGATTAAAAGAGTGGTAGTTTCGCTTTATGAAGCAGAAGTAAATATTGTAGCCCATGCCCTTGAAGGAATTATAAAGGTAGATATTGATGCAGAAAAAATTATATTAAGGCTGGAAGATAAAGGCCCGGGGATACCAGATATCCCCCTGGCCATGAAGGAAGGTTATTCCACTGCATCACCTGAAGTAAGGGCCATGGGATTTGGCGCTGGGATGGGGCTGTCAAACATTAAAAAAAATGCAGATAAATTTAACATCACTTCGAAGGTAGAAGTGGGTACGCAGCTTGAAATTATTATTTATTTCAAATAA